The stretch of DNA TGGCTCTTGGGGTGCTCTTTGACGCGGCGACACACCGTCAAGCCGTCCAGGCGGGGCAAACGGGCCTCCACCACCACCAGATCAGGCGGCTCCTCCAACACCCAGCGCCAAACCTCCTCACCATCCCCGGTGGCACGCACCTCGCATCCGGCGGCCTGAAAAGCCGCTTCCACCATTTGCAGGGTAAACAAATCGTGATCCGCGGCCACGACCTTTGGCGGGCGGCCAAAGATATGGCGTAATTCCTGGGAAAAAACTTCCAACACGCCTCACCTCCACCAAGGCCCATTATAGCCCATCGGCTATAATGAGACCATGCCCATTCCTCGCCGCTTCACGACCGAAGCCGTCGTCCTGCGCTCCCTGGACATCGGGGAAGTGGATCGATTGCTATCTCTCTACTCCCCCCATTACGGCAAACTGCGGGCGCTGGCCAAAGGGGTCCGCAAACCTCGCTCACGCAAGGCCGGCCATCTGATCTCCTTTGCCCGCACCAGGGTGCTCCTGGCCCAGGGGCAAAATCTCTTCCTGATCACCCAGGCCGAGGCGCTGGACCTGCACCCCACCCTCCACCGGGACCTTCAGCGGTTCGCCCTGGCCGCCTATGTGGTCGAACTGCTGGATCGCTTCACTTTCGAAGGCGAGGCCCAGCCTCAGGCTTACCGCCTGCTGGTGGACACCCTGGCCCGCCTGGACCAGGGCGAATCCATCGACCTGACGGTGCGTTACTACGAACTCCACCTGCTGGATCTTATGGGATACCGGCCCCAACTGTTCCACTGCCTGGCCTGTGGCACGGTCATCCGACCGGAACCCCAATACTTCTCCGCCGAACAAGGAGGGGTACTGTGCCCCTCGTGCGGCCCCCGCTTCCAAGACGCCCGCCCCATCTCGTTGGAAGCGTTGAAGTACCTGCGACACTTTCAGCGCAGCTCCTTCGCCCAGGCCCGCCACGCCCGCCCCACCGCCCAAGTCTGGGCCGAAATCGAGCGCGTGCTACAGCACTACCTCACCCACATCCTGGAACGCCGCCCCAACGCTTCCCGTTTTCTGAACCATCTTCACGGGAAGCCCTCTTAGCGCGGGCCCGTTTTCCCGTCCTTTTTCACAAACCAAAGGGCGTTTTCCACAACCCCTCCCCCGGTTTTCCACACCTCAGCAAGCCAACAAAAACCGGGATGACCATGTGCATCCCGGCAAGTTCGAACGGATTCACTCAAGGGGCCAAACGCCTTGCTGGCGTCCCCAGTGCTCCAAAAACTCCTCCAGACGATCCAGCCAGGCGTCGCCCATCTGCCGCATGTGGGCGATGTCGTCTAAGCCCACCGCAGCGAAAACCTCCCGCGCTGTTTCCTCCATCCGGGCTTCAACCAGCCACCACAGCAACGGAAAGAGCGCCTGATTGGGCACTTCGCTATGGGCCAGGGCTTGAGCCGCCCGCAGGTAATAGCGGGCCCGCACGGCGGCTTCCCCGCTCAGAGCCTGAGCCGCCTCCTCGGCCTGGGCCAACAGAGCGGACAACGCCGCCCCTTTCACCTGGGGCGCGCCCAGCAGGCGAAACACCTCGGCCACCCACTCCGGATGGCCCAACCGCTGGGCCGCTTCTCCCAGGCGGGACATTAACCGCCGCGGCGGCAGCCAGCGCCCCACCAGCGTGGCCACCACATTGGCGCTGTAAAGCACCAGGCGAAGATAATCCCGCGCCACCGCCAGGGACCAGGGGGCGTCCAGCGCCTCCCAGGCCTGGCGGGCCTGTTCCAGCGCGTTGAGCCCCCGGCGCAAGGCCACCTCGGGGTCGCGAAAGCGGCTGCGCACGGCCGACTGAACGAAATCCAGAAAGTGCTGGGGGTCGTACAACGGCTGGGCGTGGAAGAGCGCCGGGCCCCAAAGGGGGTCGGTGCGCAAACGCCGGGGCGGTTCAAAAGCCTCGCGCCCATACGCCCAGATTTCGACGCACACCGTCTCGTGCCAGGGTTTGCACAGGTACGCCTCCGGTGGCGCGTCATTGTAAATGAAAACCAGGTCCACATCGGCCACGCCGCCCAGGAAAGGGTCCCCTTCCACCAGCGAGCCGGTGAGGTAAGCGGCCAGCAGATTGAGGTCGCGGCGCCGCTCCTCAACCTGTTGTTCGGCAATGCGGCGTAATTTGGCAGGTGTGAAACGCATCGGTGATGCTCCCGATTCAGGCGGTGGAGTCCAATGGCAACGGCGACTGATACGGAGGCAGACGTAGCGCCCGGCGGATACGTTCCTCGATATCCTGCAAGTGCTCCGGCGAGCGCACGAAGTCCATGGGCGTGGTGTCGATGGTGAGCACCGGCGCGCCGCGGTGATGGTTGGCGAAGTGGTCCTCGTAAGCCTCGTGAAGTTGAGCGATATACGCAGGGTCCATGTTGCGCTCATAGGGCCGGTCGCGCAGGGCGATGCGCTGCATGAGCACTTCCGGCTCGGCCCGCAGATAGACCACCAGATCCGGCTGGGGGATTTTCTCGGCCAGGGCTTCGTGCACCCGGTAGTACATTTCCAACTCGTCGCCCTGCAGGTTGATGCGGGCGAAAAGGGCATCTTTTTCAAAGGTGTAATCGGCGATCAGCGATTTTCCCTGACGCAAAATCTCCGGCACCGCACGCCGCTGTTGGTGATAGCGGCTGAGCAAGAAGAACATTTGCGTTTGAAAAGCATAGCGTCCGCGGTCTTCGTAAAACTTGGCCAAAAAGGGATTCTCCTCAAACACCTCCAGCAACAACTCGTCGGCCCCCAACCGGGGCTGCAACAGGCGGGCAAGGGTGGTCTTTCCCACGCCGATCACGCCTTCGATGGCGATGTAGAAACGCATCGACGGAGAGGGAGACACAGGGCTCGCAGCCTGGAGCAGAGACATCGTCCACCTCGAGAACGGGATCACCGGGCATCGTGGTCTCAGGGAAGTTCGGTCCAGTAGTTCACCTCGTCGATGGCCACCTGGAAGCCCGGCGTAGCCCCGCCGCCCACCATGAGGGCAAAACTGCCCTCGGTGAACAGGTTCTCTTCCACTTCATCCACATAGGCCCGATTGATGTACAGTTTGATCGTGTTGCCCTCCATCCAGACGCCGATCCGATTCGTCTGGTTGGGGCCGGAGTGCACCATGGTCGCGTGGGTCCAATTGCGGTATAGGGTGAAGCCCCCGTTCCAGCGGTAGATCTTGTACATCGCGTCGCAGGAGACCACGAACACCACGCCCTCGTACTTGGAGGGCGAACGCACCACCAGGCCGTAGCGGTCCTTGTGGTTGCAGGCTTTGCCGGTCTGGAACACGGCTTCGAGATAGGCATCCTTGAGGGCGGGGTAGGTGGAGCGGATCCAGAGATTGTGGGTGGGGCCCGGCTTGAGGATGGTGACCAGCAGTTTCCCGTTCCCCGGCTGGATGGAGGCCCAGGGGAAAGAATTGAAAATGAGCCAGTGGGCCCCGGGTGTGTTCATCGGGTCGTGCATCTGGGGCTCACCCAGGGCATAAGGCTTCTGGGCATCGGTCAATGTGGGGGTGGGGATGGGGGTCATCGTGGAGGTCGGCGTGAAGGTGGGCGTGGCGGAAGGCGGCAGCGTGGGGCTGAGGGTCGGGGTGACCGCCTGCGCCTGTTCCGCACGCTGCAACGTGCGGGCAAAGTTGACCTCCACCGCCCCGTTGGGAGGCAGGCTGATCTCTTGCTGGCCCTGCCCCACACCGGGTTGCGTCCAGACCCCCGGGCTGAGCAGGGGCTGGTTGAGGGGCGCCTGGTCGTCGATGGAGACGCAATACCTGCCCGGCGGCAGGCCCTTGAAAGCGTAAACGCCCCGGGCGTCGGTGGTCGTTTTGCTGAGCAGGGTTCCCGGGCAAGGGCCCTGCGCCAGGCTGACGACCACACCGGCCAGGGCGGGTTCGCCCGGCTGGCGCTGCCCGTCGCCCAGCGGGGTTCCATCGGCAGAGATCTGGCAAGGGAAGGCCGAAGATTCCTCAGAGGCCGAGCACCTGTCCTCCCACACGGCCCCCTGAATGGTGCCCATAGGGGGCGCGGTCGCCGTGAAGGTAGCCGTGTTCTGAGGCAGCAAGGCCGTGGCCGTGACCGTAGCAGTCGGTCCGCTGGTAGGCGCCAGCGTTTCCGTGAATGTTGCCCCAGCCGGGGCCACCGTGGGTGCGACACCGCCCGTGGTGCTGTTGCAGGCGCTCAGGATCAGCAACACGAGCACCGCCACAATTCCTCTGCCAAAGCGCCATATCTTCCTATGCATTCTCTCCTCCTCGTGCAATTAGAATACCCACCGCCCGCAAAGGGGCCACTGTGCCACGCGCCACGCCTGCTCACCCCTCGTCCAGTTGCTCTGGCAAGAGAAACGCCGGGCGCTTATCCCGGGCCCGCTCGCGGGGGTGCGGGTCATCCCGCGACGGCAGATGTGTCTGCAACACCCGCGCCCAATTGCCGCCCAGAATGGCGGCGATATCTGCCTCGCGGTAGCCCCGTTGAGCCAGCAAAGGCACCAGGCGCTGCAAATCGGCGATGGTGTCGATGCCCTCGGGCGTCGCCTGCACGCCAAAGCCGCCATCGAAGTCGGTGCCCAGGCCCACATGACGGGCGT from Anaerolineae bacterium encodes:
- the recO gene encoding DNA repair protein RecO; amino-acid sequence: MPIPRRFTTEAVVLRSLDIGEVDRLLSLYSPHYGKLRALAKGVRKPRSRKAGHLISFARTRVLLAQGQNLFLITQAEALDLHPTLHRDLQRFALAAYVVELLDRFTFEGEAQPQAYRLLVDTLARLDQGESIDLTVRYYELHLLDLMGYRPQLFHCLACGTVIRPEPQYFSAEQGGVLCPSCGPRFQDARPISLEALKYLRHFQRSSFAQARHARPTAQVWAEIERVLQHYLTHILERRPNASRFLNHLHGKPS
- a CDS encoding deoxynucleoside kinase, with the protein product MRFYIAIEGVIGVGKTTLARLLQPRLGADELLLEVFEENPFLAKFYEDRGRYAFQTQMFFLLSRYHQQRRAVPEILRQGKSLIADYTFEKDALFARINLQGDELEMYYRVHEALAEKIPQPDLVVYLRAEPEVLMQRIALRDRPYERNMDPAYIAQLHEAYEDHFANHHRGAPVLTIDTTPMDFVRSPEHLQDIEERIRRALRLPPYQSPLPLDSTA